DNA from Gaiellales bacterium:
CCACCTCGTGCGGGACGGCCGTCAGGGCGTCGACCGCCGGACGCACGGCCGCGAGCGCCGGGCGCCCCGGCTGGTAGGGCAGCGAGACGATCACGGGGGCACGCGCCGCGAGCGCCCGCAGAGCGGCGATCTGGACGCCGGACATGTCCTCGAAGCCGTAGGCGAACACGGGCGATCCATCCCAGGCGTCGAGCCGGGATTCGAGCAGCCCGGCGGCGTGGCCGTGGCCGCCCGCCCGGTCGCGGATGCCGAGCTGGGCGAGCCGGTCGCGATACCGGCCATGGAGGCGCACGAGCTCCGCTCGGCGGCCCTCGGAGCCGAAGGCGCCGAGCCGTCGCTCCAGCTCCTCCGGCGGCGCAGCGGATGCCATGTCGTCGAAGATGCGTGCGAGCCCGTCGACGAAGCCGGGGAACCGAGCCGGGCCTGCGAGCACCTCGAGCGGCGCCTCGCGCACGACGCCGTCCAGCACCACGCGCCGGGCCAGGGCCGAGAGCGAGCCGGACGGCTCGCCCGCGCGCTCGAGCACCCGCTCGAACAGATCCTCGAAGGTGCCGATCGATCCGCCCAGCAGCACCGGCCGGCGCGCAAGCAGGTCGCGCTCCGCGAGCTCGACGTCCGGGCGGGTCGGCACGACCAGCGTGGGCGAGGCACCCGAGTCGACGTGCTCGGCGAAGCGGTCGAGCAGCATGGCGACCTTGCCGCAGTTGGCGGGACCGAGCAGGAGCGTCAGCGGCATCACCGGATTCTACGTCGCCCCACCGGGGCCTCCGGACACCGCCGCTGGGTAGAGTGCGGGGCCGTATGCCGACCGATCTGACAGGCCGCGCGGTCGTGCTCGGGCTCGACGGCGCAACGTGGGATCTGCTCGTTCCCCTGGCCGAGCGCGGCGTCATGCCCAACCTCCAGCGCGCGCTCCAGCAGGGGCGCCACGGCCGCCTCCAGTCGTGTCTGCCGCCGTACAGCTCGCCGGCCTGGATGTCCATCTCCACCGGCAAGAACCCGGGAAGCCATGGCATCTTCGACTTCTGGGAGGCCGGCCTGCCGGGCGAGCGCCGCCTCGTCTCGTCCCGCTCGGCCAAGGGCAGGAAGCTCTGGGAGCTTGTGGACGATGCCGGCAAGGTGTCGCACGTCCTGGCGGTGCCGGTGTCCTACCCGCCGACGCAGCTCGAGCACGGGACGTTCACCTGCGGGATGTTCACGCCCGGGGAGGGCGTCGACTACACCTGGCCGCCGGCGTTGAAGGCGGAGCTCAAGGCGCTGCCGGGCGGCTACCGGGCCGACCCGTACGCGGACGGGCTGCAGGGCCCGGCGTTCATCGAGCAGACGCACGAGGTGATCCGCCAGCAGGAGGTGGCGACGACCCACCTGCTGGAGCGGGGTGACTGGGATCTCCTGTTCACCGTCATCCAGGCGCCGGATCCCATCCAGCACAAGTTCTGGAACGTCCTCGATCCGACCGACCCGCGCTACGACGCCGAGAAGGCCGCGAAGCACCTGCCCGCGCTGGAGGAGTCGTACCGGCGCTGCGACGAGGTGATCGGCGACCGCATGGCGATGGCCGAGCGCGGGGCGTTCGTCATGATCGTCAGCGACCATGGCTTCGGGCGCTACGAGAAGAACTTCTACCTGAACAAGGTGCTCGAGGAGCGCGGGCTGCTCTTCCGCGAGCGGAGCGCGAAGAAGGTGGCGTCGCGACGCCTGTCGACGCGACGGGTGATCGACGGCGTCCGCAAGCTGGACGTCTTCGGCCTCGAGGGTCGGGTGCCCCACCGGTTCCGGGAGAAGCTGGCGCGCGGCATCGACTCGGCGCTGGCCGTGCCGATCGACATGCAGCGGACGCTCGCCTACGCGGCCGCCCGGTCGGCCGAGAGCGTCTTCATCGCAGACCACGTGCCGGCCTCCGAGCGCGACGAGGTGGCCCGCAGGGTGATCGAGGCGCTCGAGGCGGCGCGCGATCCCGACACGGGGGAGCCGATCATCGACCGCGCCCTGCGGCGCGAGGACGTCTACGACGGCAGCGAGCTGCATCGCATCCCGGACATCCTGATCGACTTCGGTGAGCGCCCGTACGTCGCCTCCGACCGGCTGGCTGCGAGCGCGATCGTCGAGCGGCTGCCCGGCTCGGGCGGCGGCGGGCGGCACCGGCGCTACGGCATCCTGCTGGCGCTGGGGCCGGGCATCGCGGCAGGGACGGTCGACGGCGCGAACATCGTCGATCTCGCACCCACGGCGCTGCACGCCATGGGGCTGCCCGTGCCGGACGACATGGACGGCCGCGTGCTGACCGAGCTGTTCTCGGACGGGCGCGAGGTGCAGAGAAGCGCGGGCGCGTCAGGCGAAACCTCCGAGGTCGTGTACACGCCGGAGGAAGAGGCCGCGATCCA
Protein-coding regions in this window:
- a CDS encoding alkaline phosphatase family protein; translation: MPTDLTGRAVVLGLDGATWDLLVPLAERGVMPNLQRALQQGRHGRLQSCLPPYSSPAWMSISTGKNPGSHGIFDFWEAGLPGERRLVSSRSAKGRKLWELVDDAGKVSHVLAVPVSYPPTQLEHGTFTCGMFTPGEGVDYTWPPALKAELKALPGGYRADPYADGLQGPAFIEQTHEVIRQQEVATTHLLERGDWDLLFTVIQAPDPIQHKFWNVLDPTDPRYDAEKAAKHLPALEESYRRCDEVIGDRMAMAERGAFVMIVSDHGFGRYEKNFYLNKVLEERGLLFRERSAKKVASRRLSTRRVIDGVRKLDVFGLEGRVPHRFREKLARGIDSALAVPIDMQRTLAYAAARSAESVFIADHVPASERDEVARRVIEALEAARDPDTGEPIIDRALRREDVYDGSELHRIPDILIDFGERPYVASDRLAASAIVERLPGSGGGGRHRRYGILLALGPGIAAGTVDGANIVDLAPTALHAMGLPVPDDMDGRVLTELFSDGREVQRSAGASGETSEVVYTPEEEAAIQASLENLGYM